The Rhodohalobacter sp. SW132 genomic sequence CACTGCGCCAAAAGAGGAAGATCTCGAAAAACTTGAAAAATCACCCGAAGAAGTGAATGCCAGGGCGTACGATCTTGTACTGAATGGAAGTGAAATTGGCGGCGGCTCGATTCGTATCCACAACTCAGAATTGCAAAACAGAATGTTCAGGTTGCTTGGAATTGGTGAAGAAGAAGCCCGGGAGAAGTTTGGGTTTTTGCTTGATGCATTCACCTATGGCGCTCCACCCCACGGCGGCATCGCCCTCGGTCTCGACAGGGTTGTGATGATTATGGCCGGTGCGGGCAGTTTACGGGATGTGATTGCATTTCCAAAAAACCAGAAAGCCCAGAGCACAATGGATAAATCACCCGGTGAGGTTGATGAAAAACAGCTTCGCGAACTTCATATTAAACTCCGAGAAATAAATTAAAACAAAATTCACGTGAAAACTGCTGGAATAGACGGCTGCAAAGCGGGCTGGATCCTCATCACATTCGATGAAGAGCCCAATTATAAAGTGTTGCGAACGGACGATGAATTGCAGGAAGCCTTTCAAACATTCGACCGAATTTTCATCGACATGCCGATTGGCCTGGAGGATGAAGAGTATACCCGTGAATGTGATCGTCTTTTGCGGAAGGAATTAGGAGCTGAGTATGCATCGAGTGTATTTAGCCCGCCAATCCGTCCCGCTCTGCATTCGCCATCCTATGTGGAGGCAAATATGCAGAGTTATGAGTTTACGGAGAAAAAGCTAACCGTTCAGGCGTGGAATATCACACCAAAAATCCGAACAATTGATTCTTTTTTGAGAGAGAATAAAGAACTGACCGAAACCGTGCTCGAAAGTCACCCTGAGCTGCTGTTTATGAATTTGAACGGCGGAATGATCTATCAGAAAAAACAGACAAAAAAAGGGTTGAGACATCGGCTGAGCCTGGTATCAGATCACGAGGAGATTGCCGCGGACTTCTTCAGGGAAATCAAAGAGGAGTTCAGAAGAAATGAAGTGGGCGAAGACGATATTGTTGACGCTATGGTCCTTGCGCTTGCTGCAAAGCTTTCCAAAGAAAACCGAATCGTAACATTGCCGGAAGACCCTCCAAAGGATTCTGAAGGGCTGCCGATGGCCATACATTATGTAAAAAGAACGCGGTAAGTCGGCCGCGTCCTAATGCAGTTGAAGCGCTTGGTCTTAGTTGTTTTCTGAGCGTTCAAGAATGTTTTTATACTTAATCCCGGCTTTGTAGACTCTGTTTACTCCGTTAAATGCAGCTACCCGATACGCTTCTGAATAAGTAGGATAGTTAATAACGTGCTCCATAAAGTAGCGGATATTTCCGCCGAACGACATCACGCTCTGCCCCAGATGAATTAAGTCCGCGGCCTGCTCTCCAACAATGTGAACTCCAACAAGGGTTAGGTCATCTGTTTTAAAGACCAATTTGAGCAAACCATCATCCGAATGGGTGATATCTGCCTGGGTAATGTTTTTGTAATAGGCTCTTCCTACAGTTACATCGATACCTTGTTTGGCAGCATCTTTCTCGGTTAAACCGATCGATGATATTTCCGGGATGGAATAAATTGCATATGGAATGGAGCCGTCAAGGTCGTGCGCTTTTTGGTCGAACATACTGCATGCCGCAAGCCGCCCTTGCACAAAGGATGCAGACGCCTGTGCCGGAAGCCCGATCACATCACCGGCAGCAAAAATGGAGTCAACAGAGGAGTTGAAATATTTATCGACTTTAATGAATCCTTCGTCACTCAGCTCTACGCCGCTGTCTTCAAGCCCAATATTTTGTGCATTCGGTTTCGTACTTCCCACAAACAACACGTGTTCGGTTTCAACGACTTGCAGCCTGCTTCCCTGTTCTTTTGATTTAAAACCTACCTCGGTACATGTACGCAGTTTATTGTTGCTTACGTGCTGAACTTCTACATCATAAAATATTTGAATTGTGCTATTCTTAAGAATGCCAAGAACTTCCTTTTCAATTTCTTCATCCAGAAAGGGGAGCATATCCGAACGATCAGCCAATATCGTTACACGCGTACCAAGTGCCGAAAAAATGGTGGCATATTCAAAACTGATTATTCCATTACCAACAATTACGAGACGGCGGGGAATGTGTGTCAGATTTAAAACGGACTCAAAATCGAGGACACTGCTGTGATTAACACTAAAAGCCTCAGGTGCTTCAAAACTGCTGCCTGTAGAGATGAGTATGTTTTTGGTTGTGTAGGTCTTCACATTATTTAAGTGATCCGTGACCTGCACTGTATTCTTGTCTATTACTTTGCCCCAGCCCCTGGCGGTATCGATCTCATTTTTGATCAGATCATTTTTCACCTTCTGATTTTTACT encodes the following:
- a CDS encoding DUF429 domain-containing protein, translated to MKTAGIDGCKAGWILITFDEEPNYKVLRTDDELQEAFQTFDRIFIDMPIGLEDEEYTRECDRLLRKELGAEYASSVFSPPIRPALHSPSYVEANMQSYEFTEKKLTVQAWNITPKIRTIDSFLRENKELTETVLESHPELLFMNLNGGMIYQKKQTKKGLRHRLSLVSDHEEIAADFFREIKEEFRRNEVGEDDIVDAMVLALAAKLSKENRIVTLPEDPPKDSEGLPMAIHYVKRTR
- the sthA gene encoding Si-specific NAD(P)(+) transhydrogenase — protein: MTFDYDVIILGSGPAGFSCAMQSSKFDKNVLMVEASDDHLGGTWINTGTVPSKALREAAKSIQKFHRQFGDESDRKPYEQFKMNDLLQYKRTILDSKNQKVKNDLIKNEIDTARGWGKVIDKNTVQVTDHLNNVKTYTTKNILISTGSSFEAPEAFSVNHSSVLDFESVLNLTHIPRRLVIVGNGIISFEYATIFSALGTRVTILADRSDMLPFLDEEIEKEVLGILKNSTIQIFYDVEVQHVSNNKLRTCTEVGFKSKEQGSRLQVVETEHVLFVGSTKPNAQNIGLEDSGVELSDEGFIKVDKYFNSSVDSIFAAGDVIGLPAQASASFVQGRLAACSMFDQKAHDLDGSIPYAIYSIPEISSIGLTEKDAAKQGIDVTVGRAYYKNITQADITHSDDGLLKLVFKTDDLTLVGVHIVGEQAADLIHLGQSVMSFGGNIRYFMEHVINYPTYSEAYRVAAFNGVNRVYKAGIKYKNILERSENN